The Candidatus Izemoplasma sp. genome has a window encoding:
- a CDS encoding ZIP family metal transporter: protein MFDWIYQNPVWAALLGTLFTYFVTALGASLVFPFKNVSQKVFNGMLGFSAGVMIAASFWSLLNPGIQLAEELNQIPWLQASFGFLSGGVFLLLVDRYLPHVHVMSSHQEGLPSKWQRSILLVLAITLHNIPEGLAVGVAFGYASTIAGGSAAASVAIGGAIALALGIGLQNFPEGAAVSIPLRREGMSRRKAFFIGQFSGMVEPIAGVLGALLAITMRTLLPFSLSFAAGAMIYVVIEELIPESQMMKNTKIATIGAMIGFAVMMTLDVAFG from the coding sequence ATGTTTGATTGGATCTATCAAAACCCAGTTTGGGCTGCCTTACTTGGAACCCTATTTACTTATTTTGTAACAGCGCTCGGAGCATCATTAGTCTTCCCCTTTAAAAATGTCTCCCAAAAAGTATTTAACGGTATGTTAGGATTTAGTGCGGGTGTGATGATTGCCGCATCTTTTTGGAGTTTGCTTAATCCAGGGATTCAATTGGCTGAAGAGTTAAATCAAATTCCATGGCTTCAAGCAAGTTTTGGATTTCTTTCGGGAGGCGTATTTCTATTATTGGTAGATCGTTATTTACCTCATGTGCACGTTATGTCGTCACATCAAGAGGGGTTACCTTCAAAATGGCAACGCAGTATTTTGCTTGTATTAGCGATTACCTTACATAATATACCTGAAGGGTTAGCTGTTGGCGTTGCCTTTGGTTATGCATCTACAATTGCTGGTGGAAGTGCTGCCGCAAGTGTAGCAATCGGTGGAGCCATTGCATTAGCATTAGGTATTGGTTTACAGAACTTTCCTGAAGGGGCCGCAGTTAGCATTCCATTAAGACGAGAAGGGATGTCTCGACGCAAGGCATTCTTTATCGGACAATTTAGTGGTATGGTAGAGCCTATTGCTGGGGTTTTAGGTGCATTGCTGGCTATCACAATGCGTACATTATTACCTTTTTCATTAAGTTTTGCTGCAGGGGCAATGATTTATGTCGTCATTGAAGAATTAATCCCTGAAAGCCAAATGATGAAAAATACAAAAATAGCCACCATTGGAGCAATGATCGGATTTGCTGTAATGATGACATTGGATGTTGCCTTTGGATAA